A region of Lagenorhynchus albirostris chromosome 20, mLagAlb1.1, whole genome shotgun sequence DNA encodes the following proteins:
- the FN3KRP gene encoding ketosamine-3-kinase codes for MEELLKRELGCGSVKATGHSGGGCISQGRSYDTDRGRVFVKVNPKAEAKRMFEGEMASLTAILKTGTVKVPKPIKVLDAPGGGSMLVMEHLDMRYLSSHAAKLGTQLADLHLDNKRLGETLQKEAGTVGKGGGQVERPFVDQFGFDVVTCCGYLPQVNDWQRDWVTFYARQRIQPQMDLLEQGSGDREARELWAALQLKIPDLFHDLDIVPALLHGDLWGGNVAEDSSGPIIFDPASFYGHSEYELAIAGMFGGFSGSFYSAYHSKVPKAPDFEKRLKLYQLFHYLNHWNHFGSGYRGSSLSIMRNLIK; via the exons ATGGAGGAGCTGCTGAAACGGGAGTTGGGCTGCGGCTCCGTCAAGGCCACGGGTCACTCGGGGGGTGGGTGCATTAGCCAGGGCCGGAGCTACGACACGGACAGAGGACGAGTGTTTGTGAAAGTGAACCCCAAGGCGGAG GCCAAAAGGATGTTTGAAGGTGAGATGGCAAGTTTAACTGCCATCCTAAAGACAGGCACAGTGAAGGTGCCCAAACCCATCAAGGTCCTCGATGCCCCTGGAGGTGGCAGCATGCTGGTGATGGAGCATTTGGACATGCGGTATCTGAGCAG tCATGCTGCAAAGCTTGGAACCCAGCTGGCAGATCTACACCTAGATAACAAGAGGCTTGGAGAGACTCTCCAGAAGGAGGCTGGCACAGTGG GGAAAGGAGGTGGGCAAGTGGAGCGGCCCTTTGTGGACCAGTTTGGCTTTGACGTGGTGACGTGCTGCGGGTACCTCCCCCAG GTGAACGACTGGCAGAGGGACTGGGTCACATTCTATGCCCGGCAGCGCATTCAGCCTCAGATGGACCTGCTGGAACAGGGGTCTGGGGACAGGGAGGCCCGTGAGCTCTGGGCTGCTCTGCAG TTAAAGATCCCTGACCTGTTCCATGATCTGGACATCGTCCCAGCCCTGCTCCACGGAGACCTCTGGGGAGGAAACGTGGCGGAGGATTCCTCTGGGCCCATCATTTTTGACCCAGCTTCCTTCTATGGCCACTCGGAGTATGAGCTGGCGATAGCCGGCATGTTTGGGGGCTTCAGTGGCTCCTTTTACTCCGCCTACCACAGCAAAGTCCCCAAGGCCCCAGACTTCGAGAAGCGCCTTAAGCTGTATCAGCTCTTCCACTACTTGAACCACTGGAATCACTTTGGATCAGGGTACAGAGGGTCCTCCCTCAGCATCATGAGGAATCTCATCaaatga
- the FN3K gene encoding fructosamine-3-kinase yields MEQLLRAELRTTTLRAFGSPGAGCISEGRAYDTDAGPVFIKVNRRTLARQMFEGEMASLEALRSTGLVRAPQPIKVIDLPGGGAAFVMEHLKMRGLSSQASKLGDQMADLHLYNQKLREKLREEENRVGQRAEGAGPQYVSKFGFHTVTCCGFIPQVNEWQDDWPTFFTQHRLQAQLDLIEKDYADREARELWSQLQVKIPDLFCGLEIVPALLHGDLWSGNVAEDDTGPIIYDPASFYGHSEFELAIALMFGGFPRPFFTAYHRKVPKAPGFDRRLLLYQLFNYLNHWNHFGKQYRSPSLGTMRKLLK; encoded by the exons ATGGAGCAGCTGCTGCGCGCGGAGTTGCGCACCACGACCCTGCGCGCCTTCGGGAGCCCCGGGGCCGGCTGCATCAGCGAGGGACGCGCCTACGACACGGATGCCGGTCCCGTGTTCATCAAGGTCAACCGCAGGACGCTG GCCCGGCAGATGTTTGAGGGGGAGATGGCGAGCCTGGAGGCTCTTCGGAGCACTGGCCTGGTGCGGGCGCCTCAGCCTATCAAGGTGATTGACCTGCCTGGAGGTGGGGCTGCCTTTGTGATGGAGCATCTGAAGATGAGGGGCCTGagcag tCAGGCATCAAAACTTGGAGACCAGATGGCAGATTTGCACCTTTACAACCAGAAGCTCAGGGAGAAGTTGAGGGAGGAGGAGAACAGAGTGG GCCAGAGGGCTGAGGGTGCCGGGCCCCAGTATGTGAGCAAGTTCGGCTTCCACACGGTGACGTGCTGCGGCTTCATCCCACAG GTGAACGAGTGGCAGGATGACTGGCCAACCTTCTTCACCCAGCACCGGCTCCAAGCACAGCTGGACCTCATTGAGAAGGACTATGCTGACCGAGAGGCACGAGAACTCTGGTCACAGCTACAG gtgAAGATCccagatttgttttgtggcctagagATTGTCCCCGCCCTTCTTCATGGGGATCTCTGGTCAGGAAATGTGGCCGAGGACGACACCGGCCCCATTATTTACGACCCGGCCTCCTTCTACGGTCATTCTGAGTTTGAACTGGCGATTGCCTTGATGTTCGGGGGGTTTCCCAGGCCCTTCTTCACCGCCTACCACCGGAAGGTCCCCAAGGCTCCAGGGTTTGACAGGCGGCTGCTGCTCTATCAGCTCTTTAACTACCTGAACCACTGGAACCACTTTGGGAAGCAGTACAGGAGCCCATCCCTGGGCACCATGAGGAAGCTTCTCAAGTAG